The window CAAAATGATCATAAACATAATTTAGAGCCTACATTGTGTCAAGTATGGATCCACGGAGCTCAGATTTGGGGTCTTCCAGGTGAGACAGAGTGAAACCAGGGATCCTGCGCAGACTGTAGCGCTCATGCTCCCAGGCTACTGTGGACTCCACAAgatttatctttttatggaCCAAACCAACTTTCATCCAGGGAAATCTAGAGGAAACTACCTGGAGGAGATAACCAGAAACTTTAGAGCAAATGGTCATTGAGACCGATGAGACTTGCACCTAGCAGTAAAGTGTGTTACCTCCTCCAAGTGCTGAATGAAGGAGTGCATTGGAGTTCCAGGTTTAGGAGGGCGGGAAACATGCATGTGCAGTTCATCAGCATTGGCCAGTGTATCCAAACACAGAACAAACGCCACATTGTCATGGAGCAGGCTGGACTCTGTGGAGGGAACATGTTTGGCTGAAATGAATCAAACTGGACAGTTCGTGTTTAAACTCATATTAACACACGCAGTAGACATTCCACATGTTTAACGGGTCACAAAGCCAGAAACTCACCTGCATGGTCCAGATTCTCTTCAATCCACCTCTTTGTGCCGAGGAAGTTGTACTTTCCTCCTCCAGTCAAGGAGAACATTAAATGATATCTAAAACAACGAAAGCAGTCAAACGAACAGCCTTTAATCCATCACTGATGTAATGATAGAGATGGGGAGTTCTTACCCCATAACATGATATGGGCCCCTTTGTCAGATcatttcaaaaaatgaaatgtaatataacTTTTCAGCCAAATAGGTTTTCAGCCAGGGTGTTATTATCTGACAAGTGCCACTCataataaatatgtatgttCTCATAACATTAGCATAGCATTATTGGTATTACTAGGTTCTTTAGatacagaggaagaagaagaattattCAGATCCTTTATCTAATGTGAAATTAgtccattacaagtaaaagccaTGCATTCAAAACCTTACATAAGTAAAAGTATTATAAGGGAAATTTACTAAAGCTAcatgtagatagatagatagatagatagatagatagatagatagatagatagatagatagatagatagatagatagatagatagatagatagatagatagatagatactttatttatcccctaggggaaattcaagTGTttattagctcattgttgataataatagaAACAGTATATAATGATactaaaagaataaaagtactcattatgtaGAAAAACTGTCCCtgccagtgttttgtaaagCTGTAACTCACGGTGGTCTAGTGCGTGGACTACTATAAAGCTTCTGGAAGAGACGTGCCAACTCCAGCAGGATGGTGACCCCACTGCCATTAGAGTCTGCTCCATAAGACAACCACTGTGTTACACACAATCAGAAGCATATTCATGCATGAGAAGATTTTAAGTGCTTACATTTTAAGAGGGGGATGAATCAAACAATTTAACATGGTGGAGCTTTGGAAACAcatcttcactgtgtttttatcatttatacagtatgtgactcACCGGGGCCAGCCCGTATGAATCATAGTGGGCAGTGATGACAATAGTGGGTACATCTTCCCCTGCTCCTGGAAGCACTCCCTAAAATACAAGTCACCAATTACACAGTgcagaacagagaacagagcaATCACAAACCTAACCAATCAGGTTCGACACTCACCTCCAGTGTGACTATAGAGTTGTCAGTGATGGCCTTAATTGCGACGTTGTTGCTCACTAAGATCTGAAAGGCTGTAGCTGTGACCATACTTCGAAGGACtgcaaatattaaaaacatacacatcGGAATATAATACAAATGCTCCTTTTTTCCCAGTCTGTCTCTAtgctattttattattatcttacTCCTTGTATCCATTCAGGAACTCTTTCTCTGTTCATCCTGTCATGTTCACATGTAACCTATCCGTCTCTTTTATTGAAATAGCATTAGTCCATCCATCCAGTATACAATACATCCATATATCCTCTTGCTCCTCTTACCTCTGATTATTATAGATGAGGTTCGGGTGGCTGCGGCCTGTTTAACCTCCTCATACATGTAAAGCAGCTGTTCATCTTCAGGCACCACATACACCGGCATGAGGGTCTCCTTCAACAAGGTCTCGCTCTCACTCACCATGAAGGACTGAGACAGCAAAGGGATTGTTAAAACAAATGGGTGAATAAGAACTACCTGATATCTTCCAGTCTGTCCTGTTCTCGTTCCATTCCCATAGAAATTGTATGATGCTCCAAGATAATATTTCAGCAAGCTGTTACCTAATACCTTTGAGCACAGACATATTATCACGCTCAAAACCTGTATCCTAAATACTGTATTGCATCACAGCCTATCCTGGGGCCCCTGTTACCTGGACAGTGTCATGGGAGACACTGGAGATATTTTTGGGCAGCAGGATCAGTATggcagcagcattttgtttcTGGGCTTCCTGGTATTTTTCCGTGGTGAAGTCCTGCACCTTCATGATGACACAGCGGCGGGTCAGCACCGGCTCATCAGCTGACCGTGCCTCTGCCACCACGATGGCTCCACGGCAACCTCGATGTAAAAGACAAGGGAGAAAATTAACATAGATATCAACATGAAATTTCCATTTAGATTATACTTCTCTTCCACTAAAATTAAGAGGGAACTAACGCTATTTGACAGCTACTAGTTACTTCGCAGATTGAGATTGGCTCCGGCTCAGTCACCTCTGACAGGAGCCTTTCTGCACGATGCGTACTGCTACTTTCTATATTTTAAGTAGATTTTAGTAGAACAGGGAGTTTTTTTGTAAGTGTAGATTATCTTCTACCACTTCATCTGTTCTCCTCCctataaaatgctaaaatgctgcTAGTTAAAATCAGAAGCATTGTATCCACTAGTcagtaaacacaaataaagcCAAAACAATGTAATTTACTGTCACCTGTCAactaagacattttatgcaCTTCTGTGCCCTGAAGATTACATTTCCATTACAGGATAATACAAATGGATTCAGCACGTGGTCCTCAGCACATGTTAATGCAGTGAATTATGTTATTCATACTGACACATCAATGCAAAAgtgtagcattttactgttgagGCTGGTTGAGGTGGCACTAGTTTATCTACTTTATATACACTTAGCTAGTTTCATCCAGTGGCTCCCAACCCAAGGGGTCAAGCCCCATCCAAAAGGTCACAAGATATGTCTGGGTTGagttgtgagatgattaatgtgattaggaagaaataaaacaacgtTCTGTTccacacatttgcattcatttttcacatatttctCTAATCTTTTTGGGGAAAGTATGAGGTAGCAGTTATCCAGATTATACCATCAGCACAGAGGCATCCGAAAGTATGCGTACCTGCATTTTTGAGTTGCAGTTTGGTTTTTCTAATACTGGAGGTGACTCTCGGAACTTACCATGCTTCTGCTGTGCCAAGTTGTACTGCTGCATCCTGTAGGCAGTGAACTCATAGGAGGACACAGCAGGAAGAGCAGAGCCATGTAAGCACTGgacacagagcaacagcagcagcagcgcagcAGCTACACCCAGGTCTTTCAGCAACATGCTGTCACGTCCTGTTATGGTCTCAATCTGTGAAGGAAGGTTGATATTAGGCTTTCAACAAGGCCAGACTACACACACTGAAGGGTAATTCcctttaatatttaacatagGTGAGTAAACCAGGATTGGCAGGACAGATAAGACGACACCAAGTTTACTCCAATCACTGTGCTATATGGTAAAACAGCCAATAACATGAAGTCTCATTTTTGCAGCCCCCATTACAGATATCCTTGAGAATTTCATGAAGAATTGGTATCTGAAGAATTCAACTTGGCTTGTACTAGATAGCAACATAGTCTCAGTCAACCTGACCCTGGATTAGGACatgcacgtttttttttttttacttataaCCCTGAAGTCAGCTATGGTCAACTTTCAGCATTCTGGGTATTGAATCGCTCCTCACCTGTCTCCTTGCTGTCCTGTCTCATGAGCCTTCTCACTACGTGTTCCTCACCTTCAGTGCTACTCCTTGCAAGCGTGGACTCACACTACTGTAGCTCCTGGGATTCAAGACGTCTAGGTAAGCCACCATTCACCATCTGCTCCCAAGGGATCAACTGGAAGCTAATCACAAAcacccaaccccccaccccacacactcACTACTCCTCTATCTGTGCACCCATCCCTCgtctccatcctccctctcctggCTGCAATGTTACTCTCATTCAGTTCACTTCAGTGGGTAATAACACATCACCAGCAGAGACTCTGTGTGGGTGGCAGGCAAAGTGTTTCATACAGTAGCTATTTGTTTCATCTCCTGCAGGGACAACAGTTTGAAGCAGTCTGAAGACGTGTTGGACTGGAGCGCTTGAATCTGACTGAGGCTGCATGGAGGCTTCACTCTCTAATTATTCTGTCTTTCTACAAGTGGAACATGTAAGAcacgatttaaaaaaaaaaaaagaagaagaactggcTGTTTTATGGCATCAAGCAAAAAAAGTGCAATTACAAAACATTACAGAAGCATGCGGCAACATCAAAATTCAGAtatctaatatttattttttttaatatgatgcACTATACACAGAACTTTAACACTGTTAAAATCTAAATGGAACCAGTTCACAATCATCATAATAAACATCTgacaaataaaaagcatttgttTGTATATGAATTATTTCCcatacatgaaaaataaattaaaacacacgCAACTGCAAATAAATAGCTTCTGTTACAAATGAATTACTTTAGATTCCAAACTCAGGAGGTTTAGTGAAGCTACGCCCCAAGAGAGACAACATTGGCCAGAAGTAGTGCACTCAATAGCAGAGGACTGCAACAACCTATGTGTGAGTCTATCAGGATAatgttaatgataaaaaaaaaaaaatgaagcaccatagtcagtcacacagtcagtccTTTCAATGTTAatattgtactgtactgtacacagCTACTGGTCTAACACATTTCTCAGCTAGTAGATGCATCGGTGACATATTACCTGACCTACTGtactgtttgtgtcttttttctaCTTAATACATTATCTACACACATGGTACCTtattagtttttagttttttttttctatgcttGTGTACTTTTGTAAATCAAATGCTGTACCACTGAGGTTGTATCAGCGATTTTTCTCTTCACCACACATAATGCTTGCAGAGCTGTCATTATGGAGTCATACAATACACATTGTATCTCCACtcaatgtaatatttcaacAAAAGCAGAACATCGGTTATGAAAGATGTGAGGTTCCCCGAAAACACCATCATATATCAAAAAATGATACTCAAAGTGAGATTGTTCTTTGTAGATGCACAGTATTTAAAGTCCATTGCACACCAGTCAACAGAATATTCTGAACGTTGCCATGAGAAAACAACTTAGACCACAGTGTAAAGTGCACACATACTTAGAACTGTATATTAACATCTATCTTTCCCATAAGCAGGATAAGAGCGTATCTAGGCTTAAGTTATTCTAAAgagagaatgttttttttcgGGTGTCATACTAGTTAAAATATGCTTCGGGAAGTCATACATGTGTAAAAACTCTCATTGTTGAGGTGTTTTTGGGAAACCCTGCCTGATCTTCCACCGAGCAGATTCACATGCAACCCACTAGAAAATAGCTGATGTCCGCAGAGCTTTCGAAATGTCTTTAGACGGatgtaaacatgaaacagaaacagtatgCAATCAGTACTTCTATACAGCAAGGACTACTTCCTTTTCAACATCATGGAAAACATCCATTGGCATAAAGCATTGACCATACACAGCTGTGCCAGGTGCTACATATACAGTCCTTGTCCTCAAATCGGACAAATTAGTTGTATTCAAACTGAAGGGAGAGTAAACGCAAATATACAAccatacaaaacaaatacacaaaactaaaacaaaactttaagaAAGGAAAGCATTTTATACTTCCcttgatatgcaaaaaaaaaagaaaaaaaaaaaaaagagtgtttttctgcaaaaaaaaaaa is drawn from Seriola aureovittata isolate HTS-2021-v1 ecotype China chromosome 2, ASM2101889v1, whole genome shotgun sequence and contains these coding sequences:
- the zgc:109965 gene encoding nicalin-1-like is translated as MLLKDLGVAAALLLLLLCVQCLHGSALPAVSSYEFTAYRMQQYNLAQQKHGCRGAIVVAEARSADEPVLTRRCVIMKVQDFTTEKYQEAQKQNAAAILILLPKNISSVSHDTVQSFMVSESETLLKETLMPVYVVPEDEQLLYMYEEVKQAAATRTSSIIIRVLRSMVTATAFQILVSNNVAIKAITDNSIVTLEGVLPGAGEDVPTIVITAHYDSYGLAPWLSYGADSNGSGVTILLELARLFQKLYSSPRTRPPYHLMFSLTGGGKYNFLGTKRWIEENLDHAESSLLHDNVAFVLCLDTLANADELHMHVSRPPKPGTPMHSFIQHLEEVVSSRFPWMKVGLVHKKINLVESTVAWEHERYSLRRIPGFTLSHLEDPKSELRGSILDTMSQVDFRKLKRNGIIIAEALAQYMYNLSDKGSPKDVQVFKGQMDFHDGRMSSLMSFLTSVPRATQLLDKEPSHILLVNSLEHEFKRYLQQVHRHNFRQDRRDPDITFFDQMDQPIVMYRVKPAAFDLFLGGCIAGYLGIVYYAIQNFGCLYTKLKAAVKSKHH